In one window of Pecten maximus unplaced genomic scaffold, xPecMax1.1, whole genome shotgun sequence DNA:
- the LOC117320260 gene encoding uncharacterized protein LOC117320260, translated as MKILDSLQATTPININALKSALDGHPDLEFVTFLVEGLSQGFDTGFQSLPCFSYECHNLKSALADPESVADLVTKELDRGYLLGPFDFIPFDKFRINPIGLAEHKYSKKKRLIVDMSAPHQDEENPSLNSLIDKITCSLKYTTIDDAISLIKELGLNAWLMKTDITDAFKLLPIKPELWPYHGIKWDRKYYFFKRLVFGSRSSPKLFDTLSRAVCWIARNKYRIQHIMHLLDDFLVIEPVQVDASRTMKNFLDVFRDLNIPIGAHKTVGPVKVLEYLGVFLDSKCMESRLPADKVARISSVLESFACRKSCTKRELLSLLGHMNFATRCVKPGRSFVSHLISLSTTVRELHYHVKLTEECRSDLSMWAHFLRNWNGVSFFLDDHITSSADLHLFTDATNQAFGGIYRNQWFKGVFPEELKRDQPSMALFELYPIVMSCMLWGHQWTKKRILFHCDNMATVDIISKGRSKIKSIMRLVRTLTYYSAMNNYVVHAKHIPGSENNTADAISRSQMDRFRRLAPHADMHPIPCLPLESLLMN; from the coding sequence ATGAAGATTTTAGACTCCCTGCAGGCGACTACACCCATTAATATCAATGCTTTAAAATCAGCTTTGGACGGCCATCCAGATTTGGAGTTTGTGACTTTTCTTGTAGAAGGTTTGTCCCAAGGTTTTGATACAGGGTTTCAATCTTTACCGTGCTTTTCCTATGAATGCCATAATCTGAAATCAGCCCTAGCTGATCCGGAAAGTGTTGCAGACCTAGTTACAAAGGAACTAGACAGAGGATACTTGCTGGGCCCATTTGATTTTATACCATTTGATAAGTTTCGAATCAACCCCATCGGCCTCGCAGAACATAAGTACTCTAAAAAGAAACGGCTTATAGTGGATATGTCAGCACCCCATCAAGACGAGGAAAATCCCAGTCTCAACAGTCTTATCGATAAGATTACATGTTCTTTAAAATACACTACTATCGATGATGCCATTTCACTCATAAAGGAATTAGGTCTCAATGCCTGGCTTATGAAAACGGACATCACGGATGCGTTTAAGTTGTTACCAATAAAACCAGAGTTGTGGCCTTATCATGGTATTAAGTGGGACAGGAAATACTATTTTTTCAAGCGTTTAGTTTTCGGTAGTCGTTCCAGCCCCAAACTGTTTGATACTCTCTCTCGGGCGGTTTGTTGGATAGCGCGCAACAAATATAGGATACAACACATCATGCATCTTTTAGATGATTTCCTTGTCATTGAACCAGTGCAGGTGGACGCGTCAAGAACTATGAAAAACTTTCTGGATGTGTTTAGAGACCTAAATATACCTATTGGAGCACACAAGACTGTCGGACCGGTTAAGGTTTTAGAATATTTAGGTGTGTTCTTGGACTCTAAGTGTATGGAATCCAGGCTACCAGCTGATAAAGTTGCCCGTATTTCTAGTGTTTTAGAGTCGTTTGCTTGCAGGAAGTCTTGCACTAAGCGTGAGCTACTTAGTTTATTAGGTCACATGAATTTTGCCACCAGGTGTGTGAAGCCTGGGAGGTCCTTCGTGTCTCATCTTATATCTCTCTCAACGACTGTGCGCGAGCTTCATTACCATGTAAAACTCACCGAGGAATGTCGTTCCGACCTTAGTATGTGGGCTCATTTTCTAAGAAATTGGAATGGTGTTTCCTTTTTCCTAGACGATCATATAACCTCTTCCGCAGATCTCCACTTGTTTACTGACGCTACAAATCAAGCTTTTGGTGGAATTTATAGGAATCAATGGTTTAAGGGAGTGTTTCCAGAGGAGCTTAAACGTGATCAACCTTCCATGGCTTTGTTTGAACTTTACCCCATTGTTATGTCGTGTATGCTATGGGGTCATCAGTGGACCAAGAAGCGGATTTTGTTTCACTGTGACAATATGGCCACTGTTGATATTATTTCCAAAGGGAGGTCCAAAATTAAGAGTATCATGAGACTAGTACGAACTCTTACCTACTATTCAGCTATGAACAATTATGTAGTACATGCTAAGCATATACCTGGGTCAGAAAATAACACAGCTGATGCTATCTCTCGTTCGCAGATGGATCGCTTCCGACGCCTGGCTCCTCACGCAGACATGCATCCCATTCCGTGTCTTCCTCTGGAATCCCTTTTGATGAACTAA